In Pseudomonas alcaliphila JAB1, a single window of DNA contains:
- a CDS encoding transcriptional regulator, giving the protein MYTVFETEVFQRYAGPIWAEGEREEFIAWLAANPLAGDVIPGTGGLRKVRWSRAGMGKRGGARVIYYNALTEGYIWLLIAYTKAKFDNLPAAFLNQLREAIDHG; this is encoded by the coding sequence ATGTATACGGTCTTCGAAACGGAAGTTTTCCAGCGCTACGCCGGCCCCATCTGGGCCGAGGGTGAGCGTGAAGAGTTCATCGCCTGGTTGGCCGCCAACCCGCTGGCCGGCGATGTGATTCCCGGCACGGGTGGTCTGCGCAAGGTTCGATGGTCGCGTGCCGGCATGGGGAAACGTGGCGGTGCGCGGGTGATCTATTACAACGCGCTGACTGAAGGCTATATCTGGCTGCTGATCGCCTACACCAAGGCGAAGTTCGACAATTTGCCGGCGGCCTTCCTGAACCAATTGAGAGAGGCAATCGATCATGGATAA
- a CDS encoding helix-turn-helix domain-containing protein, with the protein MDKELEQFQADLLRSVHDMKAGKAVRATQVELSPVAEARAKVGVSQSAFADLLGVSLRTLQDWEQGRRSPSGAAKTLLRIAVKHPEALRDLQVA; encoded by the coding sequence ATGGATAAAGAACTGGAGCAGTTCCAGGCGGATTTGCTGCGATCCGTCCACGATATGAAAGCTGGTAAGGCGGTGCGTGCGACGCAGGTGGAGCTTTCGCCGGTGGCAGAAGCACGGGCCAAGGTGGGCGTTTCACAGAGTGCCTTCGCTGACTTGCTGGGCGTGAGTCTGCGTACCTTGCAGGACTGGGAGCAGGGGCGGCGATCACCGTCCGGGGCGGCCAAGACGCTGCTGCGCATTGCGGTGAAACACCCCGAGGCGCTGCGGGATCTGCAGGTCGCGTGA
- a CDS encoding helix-turn-helix domain-containing protein, with protein MLSTKKADQQASPKKTPLNDTTAEAQRARLLERLQLGPVDTITARSELNIMMPAARIKELREAGHDIQTHRLTLTDEQGRTHHGVARYYLGTVPVQTEGATA; from the coding sequence ATGCTGAGCACAAAAAAGGCCGACCAACAGGCCAGCCCCAAGAAAACGCCCCTGAATGATACCACCGCCGAAGCTCAGCGCGCCCGGCTGCTGGAGCGCCTACAGCTGGGGCCCGTGGACACCATCACGGCGCGCAGCGAGCTCAACATCATGATGCCCGCCGCCCGCATCAAGGAGCTGCGAGAGGCCGGCCACGACATCCAAACCCACCGTCTCACCCTGACCGATGAGCAGGGCCGAACTCATCACGGCGTCGCGCGTTACTACCTGGGTACCGTGCCCGTTCAGACCGAAGGAGCGACAGCATGA